TATACCCAGCCCCACGTAGTAGTTAAGCCTCTCATTGACCCAGTAATCGAACCACTCTCCGTCGGTGCCGGGTTTGACGAAGTACTCGATCTCCATCTGCTCGAACTCCCGCGTACGGAAGATAAAATTGCCCGTGGTGATCTCGTTGCGGAAGGATTTCCCGACCTGGGCGATGCCGAAAGGCAGCTTTTTCCGGGTTGTGGACTGCACGTTATCGAAATTAACGAACTGCGCCTGCGCGGTTTCCGGCCGCAGGTATACTATATTGGCGGCATCCTCGACGGGGCCCATAAAGGTCTTGAACATGAGGTTAAACATGCGTGGTTCGGACAGGGCGCCGCCGCAATCCGGGCAGGCGGATGTGTCGATATCGGTGGAGCGGAACCTGTGCTTACAGCTCTTGCACTCGACCAGAGGGTCGGAGAAGCCCGCCACATGACCGCTGGCCACCCATACCTGCGGGTGCATCATGATGCTGGCGTCAAGGCCCACCATATCATCACGTTCCTGCACCACCTTCTTCCACCAGTAGTCCTTGATATTTTTCTTGAGCTCTACACCCAGCGGACCATAGTCCCAGCAGCTTCCCAGGCCGCCGTATATCTCACTGCTCTGGAAAACAAAGCCACGCCTTTTACACAGCGAGACAATCTTCTCCATGTTGACTTTCATATTATCTTCCGGCACATAATCCTCCTGATGAGATACCAAAGGCTGCTAAATTATACCATTGCCTGACCGGGCGGGCAGGTTAATCGGGGCGGCAATTGAGATTAGCTTCAAGCGGCATACGCACTTGATTATAGGGGCAAATGCAGATACAGTCAAAATAGGAAATCAATCATTGGGCCGCATCGGCCGGCAGGCTGTATAATTAGACCGTTGAGGCAGTGATTAGTCATGCTCATCAGATGTTTGAAAACAGCGGCATTTGTCCTTTTATCTTCAGCTATATTAATCTGTCCCCAGGCCGGCTGCTACACTCAGCCGTCGCAGCCACCGGCCCTGCCGACCTCACCTGCTCCTCCCATTCTCCCTTCCGTCGCCAGCCCACGCTTTCATACCGTTATCCTCGAAGGGCCTGTGGGCACCATCAACTACAACACGGTGACGTTCAAATGGGGAAGCGGTCTCTCCTCGGTGGAGCCCTCCAACTTTATGTACGCCACGTTTCTGGATGGCCTGGACCAGGACTACACACCTTTTCTATCGGATACATCGCGTTCTTTCAGCAACCTGCCCAACGGAAGCTATAAATTTTACGTAAAGACGCAGGACATCAACGGCAATATCGATCCTGCGACTCCCAGCCTGTCCTTTATCGTCTCAGGAGTTGTCCCACCTCAGGTGCAGGCCCTGCCCTCGGCGCCGGGCGTCGATGGGGGGCTGCTGTTGATCGGCGCGGACGTCAGCCGCATTGCAGTGGCCGGGGACGGATCAACCGTTTACGCGCTCGATTCCACCAGCTCGCGCCTGTACCGCTCCACCTCGGCGGGAGTCGCATGGAGAGACATATCCGCAGGTCTGGGCGCCGGCGCGCCATGGATAGACCTGGCCGTAGCGCCTGACGATCCCGGCTTTTTAGCCGTGGTCACGGCGGGCGGCAGCCAGGTCCATATCTCAACGGACGGAGGCGCCACTTTCCAGGGCACGGAGATAACCTCACACCTGGGGGCCGGCCAGGCGGTCAGATGCATAGCCATATCGCCGGGCTACGGATCACCGAGGCGCGAACTGGCTGTTGGAACCTGGAATGGGGCCGCCGGGGGAAGCGTGCTGATTAATATTCTCGCCGGTTTTTCAGGAGGGTGGTTCGATGCGGGCAGCAGCATGCCCGGCTGGGCGCCTCCCGACGGAGGTGGAGTTGACGTAGCCGCCATCAGCTATTCACCGTCCTACGGCTCCGACGGCACCCTGCTGCTGGTTACCTCCAGCGCGGCAAAAACCTATCTCTATGCCGGCGTACGTGACACCGGTTCAAACTCCATAACATGGAACTCCTGGACGGGCTATCCCGTAGTTATCGGACAGGCCGGAGAGCCGCTCAACCATGCCGATATAGCCCTGCCCTCCGACTACAGCGGCAGCAATGCATTTTCCCGCAGGGCCTTTGCCTCGTGGAATAAAAATAATCCGGGACGGGATATCTATCAGGTGTCTGATTACCAGGTCTACCGCATGAATGCTCCCGAAGCGATCGCTTCCATTGCGTATCACGGACGCATCTCGGGCGGCAAGCTGCTGGCGGGCGCCGTGAAGTGCCAGACGGGCGGCTGCTACCAGATACAGACATATTTCACGTCCAATCCAACCTCCATGTACCCGGTCTGGCTGCCCAGCCAGAAGGCGCCTACGGGATCGCGAAATGCCATTGTAAAATGGTCGACTGACGGCATCGCCGCATACGCGGGTACCAGCGGGACGGAGAGCGCTTTCTCGCACAGCCTGAATAACGGCGCGACCTGGAACCAGTAGGCCTTTATGCGTGTAAACAGTCAGTACCTGCGCAAACTAACCACGCCGCAGGATGCAGTTACCCGCATCAATAGCGGAGATACCATCGTCCACGGATCGAGCGTGGCAGAGCCTCCTGCACTTCTCACCGCCTTGGCCGACCGCGCCAGAGCGGGAGAACTAACTGGATTAAGAGTATTCTCCAGCCTGCCCATGCAGCATGCCGCTCGCACGGTCCTTTCTCCTGACTTATCCGACTGTATAGAATCGAACTCCTGGTTTGTGACTGAGGCCGACCGGTCACGGCATAAGATCGGCCTGAGCTACTACGTGCCGACACATATCCACCAGATACCCAGGTTGATGCGGGAGCACATGGATATCAGTGTCATGATGACCACGGTTTCGCCCATGGATAAATACGGATATTTCACCTTCGGCGCCGTAAACGATTACACCGGGACGGCCGCGCGCGCCTGCAGGACCTTGATAGTCGAGGTCAATGAGAACATGCCGCGCGTGCTGGGGGATAATCTGCTGCACATATCGGAGGTCGACATTATTGTAGAGAACCACGTGCCCCTATTGGAGATTAAACCACCGGAACCCGGACCCGTTGACGAGACAATAGGCCGCTGCATCGCTGAAATGATACCGGACGATGCAACCATAGCGCTTGGTATCGGCGGTATACCCAACGCCATAGGGCACTGCCTGTCCGGACACAGGGATATAGGCATTCACAGCGGCGTTTTTACATCCGCCATGGTCGATCTCATCGAGCGGGGCGTGGTCAACGGCAGGAAGAAAAATCTGCACACGCGCAAGCATGTTTTTATAGTGGCGCAGGGCGACAGGCGGTTGTACGACTTCATTCACGACAATCCCAGCATGGAGATCCATCCCGCCTCGTACGTCGAGAACCCGGACGTGATCGCCGGCAACGACAACATGATAGCCGTCAATACGATACTTGAGCTGGACCTGATCGGGCAGTGCAACGCAGAGCACATGGCCGGATCGCAATTCAGCGGCACAGGCGGGCAGCTCGATTTCGTCCGCGGGGCTTTCAACTCCCGCGGAGGCAAGTCGATACAGGCCTTTACCTCCACTGCGCGCAAGGGCACCGTCTCACGCATCGTGCCGCTGCTCAGGTCCGGCACGGCGGTGTCCATACCGCGCATGGACGTGCAGTACCTGGTCACCGAGTTCGGCTCGGTCAACCTCAAGGGCAAGTCTACGCGGGAACGGGCGCTGGGCATCATCGGCCTGGCGCACCCGGATTTCAGGGAGCGGTTACTGAGGGCGGCTGAAGATATGTACCTGCTGTAGCCTGCCGATAAGCACCCGGAAGTAACCCCTGTCGCCTCTATAGCTGAAATTCAGAGCGAGTATCTTCATCCCAACTCCTGTGCCGCATCCTGATAAATCCAAGGACGCGATACATGGAGTCTTAAATAGTCTTTTCAGTCGATACTGAAAGGTTCTCAAGAGAAGGCTTCTATTCCAGCGGCATTCTCAGGACCATTTTGGCCAGGTCCCAGGCATGCTCGTAGAGGTGCAGCCCCTTGCTGAAGGCGTGTATCTCGCCGTCCTCAACACCGATCTCGCCCGCCATATATTCCTTGAGCGTCTGCAGGCCGCCCAGGTTGGTGGGCATGCCTCCCCACAGGTCCCACGACCGGAAATAGAGTATGAAGTGCAGGGCGCCGTCCTGCACGCGCGTGTCCACCAGGCGCAGGCAGGGCGGGTCGGCCTGGTGAAGGCTCTTTTCATTGCCCACGCACATGCACATCTGGTTAGTGTCGAAGCCCTTGCGGTAACGGCGGATTACCTCATCGATCTGCGGCGACAGGAACTCACCATAGGTGTATTCCTCGTTCTCCTGCCTGTCCGGGGTCATCAGGTAGGACATGTACTCCTCGATCACCTCGTCGGTGGTGGGCAGGGGAACGCCGGTCGGCACGTCCGGGCTGAGCGGACGTATGCCGGGCTTGCTGATATTTATGGCGACGAGCTCGATCTCCTTGCGGCGCATGCCTTCGAAGCTGCCCTGCTCGATCTTGTACTCACGGCCTTCTGTCAGGGCTTTCTGCAGGCACTGGTACCAGGCGTCGCCCAGGCTCAATGCATCGATAATGGTAAGTTTCATTTTGTCCGTAGCATCATAAGCAAGTAACACAACGTCTGTCAAGGCGGATGAGATTGACATCATACGCCTTCAAACATCATAATTTATGACTGCAATGATCAAAGCTGTCTTTTTCGATTTCTTCAAC
This genomic window from Dehalococcoidia bacterium contains:
- a CDS encoding glycine--tRNA ligase, producing the protein MEKIVSLCKRRGFVFQSSEIYGGLGSCWDYGPLGVELKKNIKDYWWKKVVQERDDMVGLDASIMMHPQVWVASGHVAGFSDPLVECKSCKHRFRSTDIDTSACPDCGGALSEPRMFNLMFKTFMGPVEDAANIVYLRPETAQAQFVNFDNVQSTTRKKLPFGIAQVGKSFRNEITTGNFIFRTREFEQMEIEYFVKPGTDGEWFDYWVNERLNYYVGLGIKKENLRLRQHDKEELAHYARGCFDVDYNFPIGWSEIEGIANRGDFDLTQHSKFSGKTLDYFDEEKNERYIPYVIEPSSGVDRTLLAVLCDAYDEEMADKELRVVLRINPRIAPVKVAILPLSRNAKLLPLSKEVSALLRPHFMAQYDDAQSIGRRYRRQDEIGTPYCVTIDFQSLEDNQVTIRERDSMQQSRVPVPELVEILKDKFGL
- a CDS encoding triple tyrosine motif-containing protein, whose protein sequence is MLIRCLKTAAFVLLSSAILICPQAGCYTQPSQPPALPTSPAPPILPSVASPRFHTVILEGPVGTINYNTVTFKWGSGLSSVEPSNFMYATFLDGLDQDYTPFLSDTSRSFSNLPNGSYKFYVKTQDINGNIDPATPSLSFIVSGVVPPQVQALPSAPGVDGGLLLIGADVSRIAVAGDGSTVYALDSTSSRLYRSTSAGVAWRDISAGLGAGAPWIDLAVAPDDPGFLAVVTAGGSQVHISTDGGATFQGTEITSHLGAGQAVRCIAISPGYGSPRRELAVGTWNGAAGGSVLINILAGFSGGWFDAGSSMPGWAPPDGGGVDVAAISYSPSYGSDGTLLLVTSSAAKTYLYAGVRDTGSNSITWNSWTGYPVVIGQAGEPLNHADIALPSDYSGSNAFSRRAFASWNKNNPGRDIYQVSDYQVYRMNAPEAIASIAYHGRISGGKLLAGAVKCQTGGCYQIQTYFTSNPTSMYPVWLPSQKAPTGSRNAIVKWSTDGIAAYAGTSGTESAFSHSLNNGATWNQ
- a CDS encoding acetyl-CoA hydrolase/transferase C-terminal domain-containing protein, encoding MRVNSQYLRKLTTPQDAVTRINSGDTIVHGSSVAEPPALLTALADRARAGELTGLRVFSSLPMQHAARTVLSPDLSDCIESNSWFVTEADRSRHKIGLSYYVPTHIHQIPRLMREHMDISVMMTTVSPMDKYGYFTFGAVNDYTGTAARACRTLIVEVNENMPRVLGDNLLHISEVDIIVENHVPLLEIKPPEPGPVDETIGRCIAEMIPDDATIALGIGGIPNAIGHCLSGHRDIGIHSGVFTSAMVDLIERGVVNGRKKNLHTRKHVFIVAQGDRRLYDFIHDNPSMEIHPASYVENPDVIAGNDNMIAVNTILELDLIGQCNAEHMAGSQFSGTGGQLDFVRGAFNSRGGKSIQAFTSTARKGTVSRIVPLLRSGTAVSIPRMDVQYLVTEFGSVNLKGKSTRERALGIIGLAHPDFRERLLRAAEDMYLL
- a CDS encoding thymidylate synthase; its protein translation is MKLTIIDALSLGDAWYQCLQKALTEGREYKIEQGSFEGMRRKEIELVAINISKPGIRPLSPDVPTGVPLPTTDEVIEEYMSYLMTPDRQENEEYTYGEFLSPQIDEVIRRYRKGFDTNQMCMCVGNEKSLHQADPPCLRLVDTRVQDGALHFILYFRSWDLWGGMPTNLGGLQTLKEYMAGEIGVEDGEIHAFSKGLHLYEHAWDLAKMVLRMPLE